The segment GGGCCCCTCCCGTCGCTACCGGCCGCCGCCGCCCGCTCAGCTGGGCAGCGTCAGCACCTGCCCCGGGTGGATGAGGTCGGGGTTGGCCCCGATCACGCCGCGGTTCAAGGCGTACAGCTCGCGCCAGCGGGCCTCGTTGCCGAGCTCGCGGCGGGCGATCGCGGAGAGCGAGTCCCCCGGCTTGACGGTGTACGTGCGCTTCTTGGCGGCCGGCGCCGGCTTCGGCGGCACCGGTACGGCCTTGTGCGCGGCCGACAGGTCACTGGGCTCGGCCGGACCGGGGTGCGGCCGGGTCTGCCCGGTTCCGGCCTTCGGCGGCATGGCCGC is part of the Streptomyces katrae genome and harbors:
- a CDS encoding LysM peptidoglycan-binding domain-containing protein yields the protein MGLFDFLKHDKKKQQEQTEQQAAAAGAVPPTHSDMGSKYTDAAAATKAAAERMAAPAPPRAAAAPKPAAMPPKAGTGQTRPHPGPAEPSDLSAAHKAVPVPPKPAPAAKKRTYTVKPGDSLSAIARRELGNEARWRELYALNRGVIGANPDLIHPGQVLTLPS